From one Salmo salar chromosome ssa09, Ssal_v3.1, whole genome shotgun sequence genomic stretch:
- the LOC106570739 gene encoding beta-3 adrenergic receptor, with product MNISTRDRCDAFQLSSSHVPVPGITWPYIAAELLIALLAIAGNILVCLAVNQNRKLRTVTNYFLVSLAMADIFVGVLAIPCAVLTDLGQPRHNLPLCLLLLSVLIVLTESSILSLLAVAAERYVAILLPLQYQRIVSPRNARLALILTWCLALLSGSIPLMGWHGSLPPSGACLFPCVVDLSYMVYFNFLGCVLVPLVVMFIIYGHIFLTVRQQLRRIAAGRGPARSDTRDGESGPARSDTRDGESGPARSDTRDGESGPARSDTRDGESGPARSDTRDGESGPARSDTRDGESGPARSDTRDGESGPARSDTRDGEREPARSDTRDGESGPARSDTREGESGPARADTREEESGPARSDTRDGESGPARADTRDCGSGAGSREDEAGAGKRTRVEFGSGKRTRVEAGAGKRTRVEAGAGKRTRVEAGAGKRTRVEAWGVSGVAVWGRAGNKWPEGESWSGNAGEMTSHASGCVRTDSGSVVASESKSESRGPVKARCGSGGSEYKRAVRMRREVRKATSLFLVLFLFMLCWLPLHFLNCVTLMCPRCHVPLPLTLAAILLSHANSALNPLLYAYRMRSFRHTLRALCCTHTA from the exons ATGAACATCAGTACCAGGGATAGATGTGATGCATTCCAACTCTCCAGTAGCCACGTCCCCGTCCCCGGTATTACTTGGCCCTACATCGCCGCTGAGCTGCTCATTGCTCTCCTCGCTATCGCTGGGAATATCCTGGTCTGTCTAGCCGTGAACCAAAACCGGAAGCTACGCACCGTCACCAACTACTTCCTG GTGTCGCTTGCGATGGCCGACATCTTTGTGGGCGTGCTGGCGATCCCGTGTGCCGTGTTGACCGACCTGGGCCAGCCGCGTCACAACCTGCCTCTGTGTCTGCTCCTCCTCAGCGTGCTCATCGTGCTAACTGAGAGCTCCATCCTCAGCCTGCTAGCGGTAGCCGCAGAGCGCTATGTGGCCATCCTGCTGCCGCTCCAGTACCAGAGGATCGTGAGCCCCAG GAACGCCCGACTGGCCCTGATCCTCACCTGGTGTCTGGCCCTACTCTCTGGTTCCATCCCTCTGATGGGCTGGCACGGATCACTGCCACCTTCTGG GGCCTGTCTGTTCCCTTGTGTGGTCGATTTGAGTTATATGGTCTACTTCAACTTCTTGGGCTGCGTGCTGGTTCCCCTGGTGGTTATGTTTATCATCTACGGTCACATCTTCCTCACGgtcagacagcagctcagacGCATCGCAGCCGGAAGGGGACCAGCCAGGTCTGATaccagggatggagagagtggaccagccaggtctgataccagggatggagagagtggaccagccaggtctgacaccagggatggagagagtggaccagccaggtctgataccagggatggagagagtggaccagccaggtctgacaccagggatggagagagtggaccagccaggtctgataccagggatggagagagtggaccagccaggtctgataccagggatggagagagtggaccagccaggtctgataccagggatggagagagggaaccaGCCAGGTCTGATaccagggatggagagagtggaccagccaggtctgataccagggagggagagagtggaccaGCCAGGGCTGATaccagggaggaggagagtgggccAGCCAGATCTGATaccagggatggagagagtggaCCAGCCAGGGCTGATACCAGGGATTGTGGGTCTGGGGCTGGGAGCAGAGAAGATGAGGCTGGGGCTGGAAAGAGGACTAGGGTTGAGTTTGGGTCTGGAAAGAGGACTAGGGTTGAGGCTGGGGCTGGAAAGAGGACTAGGGTTGAGGCTGGGGCTGGAAAGAGGACTAGGGTTGAGGCTGGGGCTGGAAAGAGGACTAGGGTTGAGGCTTGGGGTGTTAGTGGGGTAGCAGTGTGGGGAAGAGCTGGGAATAAATGGCCAGAGGGTGAGAGTTGGAGTGGAAATGCTGGGGAGATGACTAGCCATGCTAGTGGGTGTGTTAGAACTGATTCTGGGTCTGTGGTAGCCAGTGAATCCAAGTCTGAGTCTCGAGGTCCAGTAAAGGCCAGGTGTGGGTCCGGCGGCAGCGAGTATAAACGAGCGGTGCGTATGCGTCGTGAGGTGAGGAAGGCCACCTCTCTATTCCTGGTGTTGTTCCTGTTCATGCTGTGCTGGCTGCCTCTCCACTTCCTGAACTGTGTTACGTTGATGTGCCCGCGCTGTCACGTGCCCCTGCCCCTCACCCTGGCAGCCATACTGCTGTCCCACGCCAACTCTGCCCTTAACCCGCTGCTCTACGCCTATCGCATGAGGTCCTTCAGACACACACTGAGGGCGCTCTGCTGCACACACACtgcatga